The DNA sequence ACCTTACTGCCCATTTAGCCTGCAACTGAAACTTATTTGTGTAAAGCATTCGTGCTATCCGCGTGACTCTCTCACTTGTAAAAGCCCTTTGTTGCCTCAGACGACACCCTTGGGCTAGGATCCTCATTTCTCTTTGCGCCTCGGGGATACACAGGGCAAGAATGAACCTTGTTCAGTTTAACCCATTCCCCAAAAGACTCAAATTTTCCAGTTAACTAagaaaaaaaccccatttgtatCAGCGCTATTCGACAACACCAATCTTAATGCCCTACCAAGTATCGGAtaactgggtctcgaaatttcgagcgattgctaATTCCACGGTCATCTGGAAGGAAAGTGAAATTGACTTCTAAGAAATTGAGAGTCAGAAATAGATACACTATTTCTGACCAAAACTttaagctggcccacattctagcactctaaaAAGCGCAGGTCTGGACAGTTATGGAGTATTCCTATAATCTTTCGTCTGGTATCAGCCCAGCATCAGCTCGAACCATATGACCgtgcagagctgctcgaattatcgAGGATCTAGGCCCTGCAAACagctagatcacttggtgtttcctagagacgtcgcttctttGTGTGTACCGTATTTTTCACGGGGAGCGTTCCGAAGAGCTCTTTGACCCGATTCCTGCAAATTCCACCCTTGTACAATACGCCACAAACCTGAATACCATCCCCGCTATTTGTATGTGTGGTGCTCCTCTACGGTGCAATTTTTAATGAGCTCATTTTCACGTTTAACCAATCTATGGTATGAGCTTTTTGCGTGGTACTTTCAGGGCGATCCTCCATGGGTACCGTCAAAAAAAAGGCGTAAGTCATTCCTATACTTCCCGAAATGCTAGCTCCTGTGGTGTTGTAGGTTAATATGGAGGGAGGTGTTCACTTAAAGTCAGGTTATCCGTACACACCTTTGTagaccttttccataaaaataatattcctgaAATGTTTAATCTCTATTTGGACTTTGCAGGAAATAAAAAATGGCGCCCAAAACCTGTGTACTTAAAAGAGGAAGTATTTGTATTTGAAGATGTAACCCAAATCGGTTACACGATGCGTGATCCTCAAACTGCACTCTCGTTTGAAGACATGGTTGCTGCCGTTGAAGCTGCCGCAAGATTTCATGCGCAATCCTTTATCTTTGAACATAAAAAATCTAAAGAATTGAAACGGCCCTATTCCATTTGGGAGAATTATAGTGTATACCTGGTAGAGCCCACATTCTTAGCCTGGCGGGATGCCGGCAAGCATGCAGTAATTGattttcttaaaactttttccGCATATAGAAATAATCCAGGATTCTCCGAACTGCTGGCTGATCGAATTTCTCTTGTGTTCAACAGGGCACTCGATGCTATGAAACCAAGCAATGAATTCAGAAACGTCGTAATTCACCGAGATTTATGGTCAAACAATATCTTCTTTAAAAGGTTGGAGAGTGGGAAGTTACACGCTCTCATAGTTGACTTTCAAACGGCCTTATATTCCACACCCACGCATGACCTTACGTCTATGATGTATTTTAATACCTCTAAGGAGTTTCGAACTCTTTACTCTGACGAAGTTCAAGAGTATTACTATTCATTTTTACAAGAATCGCTTGCTTGCGAACATTTAAGTATTGGTGATTATATTCCCAAAGAGGAACTTGGAAGACTTTACGAAGCAAGCACTTTGTTTGGTATTGTCCAGGCGGCGTTAATAGTTCCCATCACGCATATGTCTTTTAACAAGATAAAGGAATATTGCGATACTCCCGAGAAGAACCATAAGTTTAATTCGATTTCTCGTAGTGACTGTTTTATAGAATTTGCAAAAGAAAACGTGGAATACCGAAATGTTGTTATTGCTCTATTAGATGAAATTGTTGAAAGATATGTTCTTGTAGATCAGTTGAACGATGATGCTGAGAGGAGATAAATAGTGCACACTTGTTTTCTTATCTATATGTTACCATTtctgtgtatatttaataaTCCCCAGACAAATACTGATAAACTAATGTTAACTCAACTGTTACCTAATTAGTTAATGTTTTATTGTATTCAgatattattgtaaaagcaGAAACAACGGTGTATCTAGGCGCATAGGTGTTCATAATTACttagtacaaaataataaatagaacaaAAATATGGCACTTACAACAGAAGATTCAGGAAAAATTTGTTATGACAAATATGTAACGGAAATAGATGTGCAATATATtgtcaaaaagtattttaatgatAGTAACTATGCAATGTTAGATCACTATAGTGTAAAAACTGCTAGTACTAAAATGTTAGGATTTCTGTCCGACTATCTAAAAATAActgtttatacaaaaaatagcAAAACGGAAGCAAAAGAAACAATACAATGTTTTTTGAAGTGTATATCAAAGGTAAATAAAGCAAAAGCAGCCATGGTCCGCGATCTCAATCTACTGTCTAAAGAAGTAATATTTTACTCGGATGTTAAGAACAAATTGTACTCTCCGGGTATGTataatagattttaataataataaattaagtattattaagcTTCTGTCTTTGGGTGTTGCAAGTGAGATGTCAGCGGCGCCAACTTACAATCAGGTGTCCCAAAGGCTCGTTACGAAACAAGAAACATGTATTTTGAACGTTTATCATCACGAAACTTTaactttgtaattattatgacgggtactcaggATATGCATTGCATATATAtgcagtacaaatgcaacaaaaagatcCGTCGTCATTAGTGAATTAGGGAATAATTAACGACCGAAACGAATTAGAtgccacgtggacagattgatgtactattagtgttaAGACTAGTGTGAAtatgtcaagagtttctcgccacCTCCGCAGTGCTGCcacgaccacgattcatgcaatagGATCGAAAGATCGGCactaaattaatctatactaatattataaagctgcagtgtttgtttgtttgtttgaacgcgctaatctctggtactactggtccgattttaatgattctttcagtgttgggtagtccatttatcgaggaaggctataggctatgtttttttttcaaaattagggatccgtaataaaattgctattttgtaagacaaggtgtaaaatcgaaaacctatttttgcgtgcgctgcaaaaactattgacaatagaacaaaatgatgtacaggctataatataggcaatattttattacttatacaaCTATCGcttgaattatactttatatggcaaaacaacgtttgctgggtcagctagtaaaatatatatcgtgagtacccgtgaTAATAATTACAAGAATCATGTAAGTAGGATGAGAGATTGATGGCAAAAGTGAAAACCACAGACAACACTCTGATTCTTTTatgtaaaacattaatttaaaattgtatgttAATTAAAATGAGTGCTATCCACTCTTCGAGCAACGAAGTTTATGTACCTAACTGTTTCCTAGTTCATTAGAAAGACTATTATTACTACAAAAATGATATGCTTTAAATATGACAACTCCAATAAACTTATAGGTACCATTTACTGTACTAAATTATTTGGCATGCCTAGTTAAATGAAACATGTGAAACTTTAAGATTATACCATCGTTACataccatgtttatacgcaaacaaagaatttgattgattgattgataaagtaattaataatgtagGTAGGTGCACTATTTCTGgtaacatattttattctaatGATTTTTGTGCATTTAAGCTGAAGGTGACATGAATTTAGGTATGACAAAAGGTTTCGAGTTCTATTGAACTCGAGTATTCTCAAGACTtgataatttctttaatttcaGCCATAAAGCCCTGGAGTCCAAGATTTATTACCAGCATTAAGGACGCCATCGTCCTTGAAAATTTAAATGCTAGAGGCTATAAGGTGCGCGATAAGTTGGTTGCTTTCGAAGAGAACCATACTTTACAAGCTTTGAAAACACTCGCCGCATTTCATGCTGCCTCTATTATATTCGAAGAAAGAAATTCcaagaaactaaaaaatactTACCGGCTCAACGATGAATTTGATATTTTGTCAACTGTAGGGGCATATGAAAAATGTGATCCCTGGTTTGTACAATGTATGGATGGAGCTCTACAAGCTAttaaaaatcattcaaaatacTATAAGAATGAAAAATGTATCAAGAGTATTGAAGAAAAATGGCAAACAGTTTGGGAGTCGGCTTTGCACCTCAGTAATTATTCCACGAAGCATCGGAATGTTATCTGTCATCGTGATTTGtggaataacaatattttatttcattacgcGGATGATGATGGACGTGACGTGCCTGATGACTGTTTATTGGTTGATTTCCAAGCATTTAAATCACAACCGCCCGCTGGCGATGTAATGtgctttatttattgtaatttagaCCAAAATTACCGGAACGAAAATTTGAGTAAATTCCTTAATTACTATTACTCTgagttacaaaataatttaacaagtCATGGCTTATCTGCAGATTTATTGAGTATTAATGAGTTTCTAGAGTCATGTGAGGAACAGCGCTTGTGGGGCTTGATAGTAAGTGCGTGTCTTCTACCTTTAACTTGGATCGACGATCAAATCACAACAACAGTGTTCACCGACACGGTTCACTTTGATAACATCCTTTTTAAAGACAGGGCTTCGTTCATTCTAAAAATGATGGAAAGCAACAACATCTACAAACAAAAGGTATTAACAATTTTCGAAGAGATCATCGAAACATATTGTCTTAATTAATGTAGGTGaggaaatgtaaataaaaatgcttatattactttttgttttaatataatttccctttttatatataatataattaattaattatatattaatataatttccgTTTTAATataaggtccctattgacattcagaacttacctttaaatgaatataaatcagtgctaaagaaaaagttgtatacaaaagggtactataaaatatctgaatatctggatctaaagaacccttgggactgagctgctgggatgttacatgtctgtcttagtttgataaatgtcattatagttatataatttaaatattaatattgtttctgttttttaatcaattttaataatcattatcatgagttatgtaatttgaaacaaaattgtaagtagaggcatttagtaagtattgcataatatgtagatgaacttgaattgttttgttattcggtagatttctcgtggcaggtatcgtcatgctcgcttaaatgcctctgcttgtggcggcgacgtggggcgagtcattcccttccctaaaatatggtcgagggaggcgatggctggtccatgcgtcatgctcgtgaacgggtgctactcgtgggggctggatgatcttgttaccgggaggtctgcttgatgtgttttattattattattattatttcctttaaagttaaagttattatatattttattttatgaaatgctcacataatgcctctatttatttacggtatgtgtggattgatgcatctactatactcaataactcttgtgtttataagtattaatttacttttttttctttttttggcttactcatgtaagcctttcagtttttgacttttgagtatttttgttgcgtcactttgcatatattgtaattgaaatgatttgtaaaacaactaaaatgtaaatcttgacttaaaagagtggcaatgagtttcttgcctctccttctcattagctcaaccctttacgaagtagcggtaaattcaataagaaacaatatttatatattttttttgacattcataagtgtcatttttgtgacctacatgaataaagtgtttttgaatttgaatttgaatttgagcgTGATAAATCaaagtttgaaataaatttaaatatttaatttgggcGGAAGTgcagaaaattaaatttatacataaaatacctttaaaataaatgattcatTTAATGATTACATAGAATAGTAGCCTAAGACTTATGAACTAGCAGGCCAACACACCTTCCACTGTTCCAAGGACTATAAACATTTTAACGGACTGCAGTCGAACTACACCACAAAGTTGTATAGTCTCAATCCGTTATTTTTTGCAACTTCTTCGCTGTTTTATTACTAAACTCGCCAACACGTCTATTCCCGTATTTTTTATGCCACGGATCCTCATCTCGGAGAGCATACGTATCAAACAATGGTCGAACTAACAGTATGTAGATAAGTTCAACAAAACTTAAAATGCTCGCTCCCAACAGAAGGCCAGCGGTTCCTCCTGTAGACACTgaaatataaaaggcataaaaaaggcatttattttctcaaaattgattcctttagaattatttttgatgtcatttctaatatatgtaCTAGACATTACTACGGCTTCGGAAAcagatggcgctctgagagagaagaagaggtgCACGAAACTCACCCAGCActcttttaaattctttttgcgctctttttaatcaaatatacaatattgtattgtcattgctatagttataaaataatcataatcataatctagccccaGATCCGACACTTCAGTTGTGGAGTAGTAGGGCTTACGAgagagacattttttaataaaacatttaaatttatttatagataatgcctgatcagtggctgagactttattataaaattgtatacatttacccttaaagctattatgtatcttatgaaccctattagaattagttacaagcaatcccttatttctagtgttataatttaGCACAGAGAGagataaaaaaattcttaatttttttttcatattataaatgagcACTTGCCTGCTTAGCGTAAACTAAGCGCACTTGAATTGTccttataaatatttgatttaaattactgaatataaacaatttgttatgtttttaaagtggtaacacTTCTGTgagtaattacacaaataaaactgaaaacaaaatattatgcacGATACTTTATTAATACTTTATACTTGAATCGTGGAAGGTATCACAATGGCGGTTTtcccattgggaggctcctttgcacaggatgccggctagattaagggtatcgccgtgaagcagtaatatgtgagCAATGtatttcggtccgaagggcgccgtagctagtaaattactgggcaaatgagacttatttatttatttgtatggatctccaacagttgtacatattaacttacatctaacacatgccttataactaaatatttatatgtactacCACTTATAGGAGAACACatcattccataaaaataacagtggtTAATTTGCATTTAAGGTGACTATAAACTACTtaagtatcttaaaaataagttatataataagtattagttggaagaatattgttttctgAACAATAACAAATGTTGAATATAAGATACTTACTTAAGATATAAACTTAAACACTAATTAATTGGCCAGAGCCcactacatttttttagaaaaagtggGAGCCTATCACAACCAATGTCCAGTGTTGCTATGTTTTTTACACATTCGTTGTATACGCGTGACATACGGGCTGTAGGAGCGTCCTGTCCAAGTTTCGTTCGAgcattattagttttaaagaAAGGACATGGGttgcgacttaacatcttatgtcgcaagttggcaagcgcagttgtagagcccctcagaatttttgggtttttcaagaatcctgagcggcactgcattgtaatgggcaggcgttACAactaacatcagctgaacgtccggctcgtcttgTCCATTATTGTCGTAAAAAAAGGTAACATACTTTTGTTAGTTCTTACAATAGTCAGGAATTTTCCAACCTCCATTTGTCAccttctatttttatattaaaaaacatcaAAGCCGTACGTACCTACTAAATCCAGTGCTCCGCGTACAACATTTCGTCTAAAGCGCTCACTGGGCAGAAATGGCATTACAATCTCCACAGTCGCAAAGTCGTTGTTAGTCTCTTCTTTAAAATCTTTAACTATCGAGATGTCAGCTTCCGTACAGGAAGGTAAACAATCGCAGTATAAGCCTTTTCGAGAGGACCAACGCGCTTTTAATACCTGTTGAaatgtttatttacattaatatatacataattaatatttaatagttcaACTTCGGCGGTCTGTAACACTTTGCAACGAACCTCCTTCCACGGTCTGTCACACTTAGTAACGAACTACTTTCCACGGACTGTCACACTTTGTAACGAACTACCTTCCACAGACTGTCACACTTTGTAATGAATTACCCTCCACGGACTGTCACACTTTGCAACGAACCTCCTTCCACGGACTGTCACACTTGTAACGAACTACCCTCCACGGACTGTCACGCTTTGTAACGAACTACTTTCAACGGCTTAACACACTATGTAGCGAAGTATAAGCCTTTTCGAGAGGACCAACGCGCTTTTAATACCCGTTGAAATGTTTATGTacattagtatatatataattaatatataatatttaatagttgaACTTCGGCGGTCTGTCACACTTTGCAACGAACCTCCTTCCACGGCCTGTCACACTTAGTAACGAACTACCTTCCACGGACAGTCACTCTTTGTAACGAACTACCTTCCACAGACTGTCACACTTTGTAATGAATTACCTTCCACGGACTGTCACACTTTGCAGTGAACGTCCTTCCGCGGACTGTCACACCTTGTAACGAACTACCTTCCACGGACTGTCACTCTTTGTAACGAACTACCTTCCACAGACTGTCACACTTTGTAATGAATTACCTTCCACGGACTGTCACACATTGCAGTGAACGTCCTTCCGCGGACTGTCACACCTTGTAACGAACTACCTTCCACGGACTGTCACACTTTGTAACCAATTACCTTTTGCGGACCATCAAACTTTATAAAGTACTACCTTCCCTGGACTGTCACACTTTGTAATGACTACCATAACAATGACTTCAACGGACCACATAATTGTGTAACGAACTAACTTATACGGACTGTCACACTTTGTGACGAACTATCTTCCGCAGACGGCCCCGCTTTGTAACGAACAATTTTCTGCAACTGTCACACTTTGCGACAAACTAACTTCCTCGGTCTTTCAGATTTTGTAACGAATTATCTTCCATAGACCTAAGTTTACGAGAGTGTTTAGTTAGTAATACGGAGATCGTGCCATCGCGATCGCTTGTTCTGCGCTCTCGCTTGCACGCTCGGCTCTGGTGGAACGTGAGAATGAGTCATGCTTCTTCGTACGTGCAATCAGTGATGTGCCGAGTCGCTGTTTTGGTGGATCGAGTCCGAGTCGAGTCGATTTTTACGGTATTCGAATCATGACTCGAATCCTCGGTTTGAACCCAGTACTCGAGTTTTATGCATATGCGAATGTTGACTCGAGTCCAGAACTCTACTCTGGAAATTCGAGTCTGCTACCAATTTTAGAACAAAAAGGAAAAAAAGGGAAAATGAGTTCAAACAACACGTGTACGTTTCATATTACAACGTTTATAAATCAAACAAATTCTATAAGTTTTAATACAGAATAACCTTTTTAAAAGCTATTTAAGAACTTAAGATTTTATAGAATCGAGTCAGCGAATCGAAGTCGATTTGCGTActcgaataaaaataaattgatattcgAGTAGGCGAGTCCCGTCAAGCCGTACTCGGCACATCACTACGTGCAGTCGGCGTTCATCGATTTATAAGACGTTATCACGTCAAAATTTACGTAACTTAACAAACAATTTATGTACCATTGACTCTCATCATGTCACTTTAATGATTAGGTTCGATGGTTACAGTAAATTTTGTTGTTACTCACCGCCAACGATgccaaattttcattaatacACATAATACCAGAAATATTGCATTTCAAACGGTCGTCAGTGTTGGGCGTGTAGAAGTTGGTACAGTTGCAGGCCCGCAACTGGTGGTTACTCCGGCACTGGGCGGCGCATGCCGTGGGGGAGTAGTGGCGGTATACGGTCAGTGGGTTCTCGTCAGTGAACCGACATCTTCGTCTCTCGGGAGCGATGCGCCGCACGCCCGCGTCGTTGTCTATTGTTTTGATGGCAATGAGTCGCCTGCAACGAGtacgaataaaaaaattacgtgttgcactccgggagtgccggggagaagtaaaaacttgaacattaacgttgtgcatttttgaatatttttggaaTGGCCTATAGGGAATATTTTCGCACGTTGtgttatttatcagtataaaagtactagaatTTAAAATCgctaatacaatattcatttatttcgcTATCGTACTCAAAGTgacaatattacataaaaaaattagcacttcagaactattacaattattttaaattaaaaagtttatctctcagaaactcaactttcatccacgactgacttacgaattttcgatcataTCAGGGCAGaacgttaaaataaaattaggaaTGAACTTAAAGATAAAATTAGGCTTGCAACAATAAGAAAACGAACCAATATCAtagattataaaatttaatatcaaacAACTGAAATGGAAATGGGTTGGACACATGATAAGACTGAGAAATGGACTAAAGAAGTGACAGAATGGTGTCCAAGATATATAACGAGAAATAAAGGAAGACAGCATcgaagatgggaagatgatattCAAAAGGTGGCAGGTGCGACTTGGAGGAGGAAAGCAAGATATAGATCTTTGTGGGGAACACTTAGGGAGGCCTATGTTGAAAAGCAATCTAGAAAACGGTGTCCAATACAGTAAATTATTACATACGtacttttatataaacaaattaaaacagTAGATTGAGGATAAGTAATATAACCGCACTTATTTATAGATTGTtaataaaggctattattattattataagtgcaGAACGTAATAACAACAAGTTCTTACTTTCTGTATATGTTTGGTCCCACGTCTATGACGTCAGACCCTGGAGTTGTAATCGAAGGCACTTCTTCTTCGTTAAGAACATATACCCTTGCGGGAACCAAAACATCGAACCTCATTCTCCCGGGTCCAGTAGTGCGGTTACTAATCAGACTTAGTTTTGGGGGGTACACCTCTCTGTGAAATAGAATTATGTTGTAGGAGAGATGTATTGTGATAACCAATcttatttcgttatttccacatctcctctccgcttagcttcggtgaAAATGAATCAagtggagaggagaggagatgtctcatttgtctatagaattttgtaCCGCGTCGAGCGATCAAGCGGAGCGGAGATGCGTGAAGGCTTGCGGCCGGACGGTTCGCACTCACACGCCCCTTTTCCTCGCTGCCTTCTCCCGGCGCCACGCACACTCGAAAGCGTTGCTAT is a window from the Leptidea sinapis chromosome 45, ilLepSina1.1, whole genome shotgun sequence genome containing:
- the LOC126977408 gene encoding uncharacterized protein LOC126977408; this translates as MELLNETEIKKVVKQWYCEKYDSLEYNIENYSDEIVGHLGEHLSLKINVYCNNTCYKYSLFVKCIPRFDHFKAEYLRETKFFAKEFTLLNSLFTLFKEYEGNKKWRPKPVYLKEEVFVFEDVTQIGYTMRDPQTALSFEDMVAAVEAAARFHAQSFIFEHKKSKELKRPYSIWENYSVYLVEPTFLAWRDAGKHAVIDFLKTFSAYRNNPGFSELLADRISLVFNRALDAMKPSNEFRNVVIHRDLWSNNIFFKRLESGKLHALIVDFQTALYSTPTHDLTSMMYFNTSKEFRTLYSDEVQEYYYSFLQESLACEHLSIGDYIPKEELGRLYEASTLFGIVQAALIVPITHMSFNKIKEYCDTPEKNHKFNSISRSDCFIEFAKENVEYRNVVIALLDEIVERYVLVDQLNDDAERR
- the LOC126977416 gene encoding pickpocket protein 28, whose translation is MRFDVLVPARVYVLNEEEVPSITTPGSDVIDVGPNIYRKRLIAIKTIDNDAGVRRIAPERRRCRFTDENPLTVYRHYSPTACAAQCRSNHQLRACNCTNFYTPNTDDRLKCNISGIMCINENLASLAVLKARWSSRKGLYCDCLPSCTEADISIVKDFKEETNNDFATVEIVMPFLPSERFRRNVVRGALDLVVSTGGTAGLLLGASILSFVELIYILLVRPLFDTYALRDEDPWHKKYGNRRVGEFSNKTAKKLQKITD
- the LOC126977403 gene encoding uncharacterized protein LOC126977403; this encodes MALTTEDSGKICYDKYVTEIDVQYIVKKYFNDSNYAMLDHYSVKTASTKMLGFLSDYLKITVYTKNSKTEAKETIQCFLKCISKVNKAKAAMVRDLNLLSKEVIFYSDVKNKLYSPAIKPWSPRFITSIKDAIVLENLNARGYKVRDKLVAFEENHTLQALKTLAAFHAASIIFEERNSKKLKNTYRLNDEFDILSTVGAYEKCDPWFVQCMDGALQAIKNHSKYYKNEKCIKSIEEKWQTVWESALHLSNYSTKHRNVICHRDLWNNNILFHYADDDGRDVPDDCLLVDFQAFKSQPPAGDVMCFIYCNLDQNYRNENLSKFLNYYYSELQNNLTSHGLSADLLSINEFLESCEEQRLWGLIVSACLLPLTWIDDQITTTVFTDTVHFDNILFKDRASFILKMMESNNIYKQKVLTIFEEIIETYCLN